The following are from one region of the Ochotona princeps isolate mOchPri1 chromosome 4, mOchPri1.hap1, whole genome shotgun sequence genome:
- the CEP126 gene encoding centrosomal protein of 126 kDa isoform X2, which translates to MKENSGANLAPKKNVFQLKLEETEKLLKDQHLSSLQKFCDEVNRITNSETLSSVDSLEVGEREEIYLALNEEPSTSVHPNSLSLGSTNLQSTNNADYFVEDKLSFSKTEHINNWLTNLDVPNSHTAVPFSDILSQPNIVPSREHFSNKEQSPGTLSRTMERATSPANNSEGFVYSIPMLVLDKKSEKPSEPSTKRTSDCTSRAFHSERPLVTESPTFKLSKAWTAPDCVAQEVAAFSDQQKHSELTQANVITSVPTSFVMTTPLFLPSTTQSARPLVKHDIHIKEINPVQCSDKLDEFKDVNDEKAKYNCNNKELPLFSDSLEAAHIPHNPNSKDKKQKTETSISLSNIIPNYDLVSQHKKMKYNIHERNSVRFLKSILKKESKYEHDYLKAIIINQGFILGNQKASAIRDSIELTKQKGKNAEIPKTIKKLRWFDETGDTEDSAGDSPVQNRAEVTKQWSPESPIKNANSNIISVPACAANANDRMKPGDVSGSHSVSALGRNGPDHVPLNCFLPSGYHFAKQAWSASTKEEGKISVHNGDSKTQKDDPQRGGTKVIRRAASAKVQPGNIRTNRKGTGVQPLSTGKANTFIQTQGKLIAPQPPPKPTSDIKIGKNKQVFHCQTAIPEMSQNTIGCNYFNSTHSLPTKHNLNQWRQECGPQFSEASSNLVTVIPSLPSYYSSECHTLPKRHHSNGTQMIIQQDGTLYCTQRTPVYEESCKPGALETIEEESVFLWKTGKNILHRNGRSTDSAATRRKRVVGKKQRNLFAQKRQNTGSVRQKYNEQINNLGPSIQLVSSEPKQSTRGMSNIEEVSESTSEFLMAENLVNASVPEDEILTVMKSKQTEKPSLISNKTQQFNICALSAEEQKILQSLDHLNEKLHYLQETMSKHSSVKNAFQIVPFMTSQPRASPSPDVGSRLQRKF; encoded by the exons atgaaggaaaacagTGGGGCAAACCTGGCTCCTAAGAAAAATGTATTCCAGCTTAAACTAGAGGAAACTGAGAAACTCCTAAAAGATCAACACCTAAGCAGCTTGCAA aaattttgtGATGAAGTTAATCGAATAACCAATTCTGAAACCCTCTCAAGTGTTGACAGCCTGGAGGTTGGAGAACGTGAAGAAATATATTTAGCACTTAATGAAGAACCTTCCACATCTGTCCATCCAAATTCTCTTTCCCTTGGATCTACAAATCTACAGTCAACTAATAATGCAGACTACTTTGTTGAAGATAAGTTGTCATTCTCTAAGACTGAGCATATAAATAATTGGTTAACAAATTTAGATGTTCCAAATTCTCATACTGCAGTAcctttttcagatattttaagtCAACCTAATATTGTGCCTTCCAGAGAACACTTCAGTAATAAAGAACAAAGCCCAGGTACTTTGAGCAGAACCATGGAAAGAGCCACAAGTCCTGCTAATAATTCAGAAGGCTTTGTGTACAGTATACCTATGCTTGTACTCgacaaaaaaagtgaaaaaccCTCTGAACCCAGCACCAAGAGGACAAGTGACTGCACTTCTAGAGCGTTCCACAGTGAGAGGCCATTAGTAACTGAGAGCCCAACGTTTAAACTCAGTAAAGCCTGGACTGCTCCAGATTGCGTAGCTCAGGAGGTGGCTGCATTTTCAGACCAACAGAAACACTCAGAACTAACTCAAGCAAATGTAATTACTTCAGTTCCTACTTCATTTGTAATGACAACGCCTCTGTTTCTGCCATCTACTACACAATCAGCTAGGCCTTTAGTGAAACACGATATACACATTAAAGAAATCAACCCAGTGCAGTGTTCTGATAAGTTAGATGAATTCAAAGATGTTAATGATGAAAAGGCAAAATATAATTGTAATAATAAAGAGTTGCCTTTATTTTCAGACAGTCTGGAAGCTGCCCATATACCTCACAATCCTAATTCAaaagataaaaagcaaaaaaccGAGACATCAATATCCCTGTCTAATATAATTCCTAATTATGATTTAGTTAGCcaacacaagaaaatgaaatacaacatTCATGAGAGAAATAGTGTGAGGTtccttaaaagtattttaaaaaaagaatctaaatatGAACATGATTATCTTAAAGCAATTATTATAAATCAAGGCTTTATACTTGGAAATCAAAAAGCATCAGCTATCAGAGATAGTATTGAATTAACAAAGCAAAAAGGGAAAAATGCAGAAATCCCAAAGACTATTAAAAAACTGAGGTGGTTTGACGAAACTGGTGATACAGAAGACAGTGCTGGGGATAGCCCTGTGCAGAATAGAGCAGAAGTCACCAAGCAGTGGTCTCCAGAATCGCCCATTAAAAATGCTAACAGCAACATCATTAGTGTTCCAGCTTGTGCTGCAAATGCAAATGATAGAATGAAGCCCGGTGATGTTTCTGGCTCTCACAGTGTTAGTGCTTTAGGAAGAAATGGGCCAGATCATGTGCCTTTGAACTGCTTTCTACCGTCAGGTTATCATTTTGCTAAACAAGCTTGGTCAGCCTCAACTAAAGAAGAAGGTAAAATATCTGTTCATAATGGCGACTCTAAAACTCAGAAAGATGATCCACAAAGAGGTGGGACAAAAGTCATTAGAAGAGCAGCATCTGCCAAAGTCCAGCCAGGCAATATACGTACAAATAGAAAAGGCACTGGTGTTCAGCCATTGTCCACAGGCAAAGCCAACACATTTATACAAACTCAGGGCAAACTCATTGCACCTCAACCCCCTCCTAAACCTACTTCAGATATTAAAAttggtaaaaataaacaagtgtttCACTGTCAAACAGCCATTCCTGAAATGTCTCAAAATACTATTGGATGTAATTATTTCAATTCAACACATTCACTTCCAACAAAGCATAATTTGAATCAGTGGAGGCAAGAATGTGGTCCTCAATTCTCAGAGGCTTCTTCCAACCTAGTCACTGTGATACCATCTCTACCATCTTACTATTCTTCTGAGTGCCATACTTTACCCAAAAGACATCATTCAAATGGCACTCAAATGATTATTCAGCAAGATGGGACATTATATTGCACTCAGAGAACTCCTGTTTATGAAGAAAGTTGTAAGCCTGGAGCTCTTGAAACTATTGAGGAAGAGTCAGTTTTCTTGTGGAAAACAGGGAAGAATATTCTACATCGAAATGGGAGGTCTACCG ATTCTGCTGCCACAAGAAGAAAACGAGTTGTtggaaaaaagcagagaaatctttttGCACAAAAAAGGCAGAACACTGGATCTGTAagacagaagtacaatgaacaaatTAAT AATTTGGGACCAAGTATCCAGCTAGTTTCAAGTGAGCCAAAACAATCTACAAGGGGTATGTCTAATATTGAAGAAG TTTCAGAAAGTACTTCTGAGTTTTTGATGGCTGAAAACCTGGTGAATGCATCGGTACCTGAGGATGAAATTTTAACTGTCATGAAGAGCAAGCAGACAGAGAAACCAAGTCTGATTTCAAATAAGACTCAGCAATTCAACATTTGTGCACTGTCAGCTGAAGAACAGAAGATCCTACAGTCCCTTGATCACCTCAATGAAAAATTGCACT